Within the Chitinispirillales bacterium genome, the region TAATAAGAGAAAATCCGTTAAAATTATCTTGATTTTATAGATGTGTACACTCTGTGAATGCAATATAGTATTTTATATAAAAACATGGTATTTTTTTATCCTTAACTAGGATTGAACCATTATTTTTAACTAATGAATAAATCTATTGAGAAATTTGCTAAAATTTTACTCTTTACAATTATAATTATCGTAGTAATTTTAATTGTAAGGCGGTATTCTCAATACGCTTTTAAGTGTGTGAATTCAAATCCTGTTACAAAAATGTTTGATTATTCGGATATTGCAGTCGAAAGTGAAATCAATGAGAAAAAAAACGTTGTCGATAAAGTTAAATATTTGAACGACACAGACATAAATATTAATAACGCCGAAAGTTTAGTTTGGATTTCTGGGTTTCGTAATGCAAACGATATTTCCGAGGAAATAAAATTTCATGCCGTTTCAATGAAATATAAATTTCATTTGCATAAAATTACACCTCCATCGCAGCAAGTTATCGTTAAAATTTTGATTGATAAATACGGACGTGTATCGGACCCGCAAGTAATTTCACCCGATACGCTTTCAGAAAATTCGCGAAATTTAATATTGTCTGATTTGATGACTTGGCAGTTTGTGCAAATAAAACAAGACGGAAAAACAATTGCTTCTTTTCCACTTAATCTCAAAAATCGGCTTCAATCCCAATAAATTTCGATTCTGCGATTTGCATTTTGCCCTCTTTGTGATCGGTTATCGGCAACTGGATTGTTAGCTCCGAAACCCGTTGCGGTAATTCTTGATTTGCTTATTCCTTTTGAAACAAAATAATCTTTTACGGCATCAGCTCTTTTTTGTGAAATAATAATATTGTCTTTATATTCTCCTGTGTTGTCCGTATATCCGTAAATAATAATTTTTGATTCAGGACATTCTTTAAGTTTTTTTAGAAAAGGGTATAAGTAAATGAGTGATGAATTTGGAATATCGACTTTTCCCAAAGCAAAAAAGATTCCTGTAATTTCCGGTCTTGTAAAATTAAAATTTTGCGGGCAGCCGTATTTTTCTGCGATACCCGGTATATCAATGCAAACATCATATAAATTTATAATTAAGTCGCTGTCATTATCACACGTAGGGCACAAAATTTGCGCCAAGATATTATCTATTGAAAGTTTATTGTCAACTTCCATATTGATTTTAACGTTTGCGAAATCTTGCCAATATATAGCGTCAATTTTTTCGTCAATTTGTGTTGTCGAATATTCTGTATTGATTTCTTTTAGTTTTTTTTGTTTGGTTTTCGATGTTTTTTCT harbors:
- a CDS encoding OmpA family protein; translated protein: METLAKVKEKTSKTKQKKLKEINTEYSTTQIDEKIDAIYWQDFANVKINMEVDNKLSIDNILAQILCPTCDNDSDLIINLYDVCIDIPGIAEKYGCPQNFNFTRPEITGIFFALGKVDIPNSSLIYLYPFLKKLKECPESKIIIYGYTDNTGEYKDNIIISQKRADAVKDYFVSKGISKSRITATGFGANNPVADNRSQRGQNANRRIEIYWD